A single Candidatus Babeliales bacterium DNA region contains:
- a CDS encoding peptidylprolyl isomerase, producing the protein MITSIRDQFFKTKLFKGIAITIVVVMSGIFTLPGLLRLGGGGGNGWIVQVNGQEVSNNEFMYVAMGQQEYINLFYQHYGNYAKMFLQQLGLDKDPKALALDMVINNELLRQQANALDLYIDDQYVADKLQDFEFVQQELSDIIPHGAFDQARGINERQLQIALRERNMPGTEFDLLLKEAFKRRLLLGLIEGAAYTPQFELREQYIIKNLRKKFSIVTFDFDRFLKKAQETPVTDEQLQEFFQIQTTKMKKYAIAEKRTGTAWKFDARSYGITVSQTEVADYYNENKTKKFVETPARMQVRTMVFSAKDDAQQAAALEKAKAVHAELVKQPELFANKAKEHSQDEKTASKGGLLPTFARGEQDATLERTAFLLKKDGDISEVITTKNGLEIIQRVSREPVVYKTLAAVTPEIEAELIKQKFAQTFVKDVERILKKENAVDGIATLIKEKKGQQERYADLEKGASRVANELFELQNDQYGVYIDKNVGMLVQLTGIKPKHIATLESIKEEVTKDWYAQKASQAISKAVADMRDAVSKKSLKELSNSAFGTAYMVTDFLKSDDKNALESFKADGLSLEKLFQIEKAGMVQVQTGKKNSYFTRLDELSPIDEQDWLAQADKLEKDLEKERNSYQPGYRRNGFVASLHRNATINSNESLVNRS; encoded by the coding sequence ATGATTACTAGTATTCGCGATCAGTTTTTCAAAACAAAACTGTTTAAAGGAATTGCAATTACTATTGTGGTAGTAATGAGTGGTATATTTACGTTACCTGGATTGTTGCGTCTTGGAGGTGGCGGTGGAAATGGTTGGATTGTGCAGGTAAATGGCCAAGAGGTTAGCAATAATGAATTTATGTATGTTGCCATGGGGCAGCAAGAGTATATTAATTTGTTTTATCAACATTATGGCAACTATGCAAAAATGTTTTTGCAGCAACTTGGATTAGATAAAGATCCGAAAGCGCTTGCATTAGATATGGTTATTAATAATGAGTTATTGCGTCAGCAAGCAAACGCATTAGATTTATACATAGATGATCAGTACGTTGCAGACAAATTGCAGGATTTTGAATTTGTACAACAAGAGCTGTCTGATATAATTCCCCATGGCGCATTTGATCAGGCCCGTGGCATTAATGAGCGGCAATTACAAATTGCTTTGCGCGAACGTAATATGCCAGGTACTGAGTTTGATCTTTTATTAAAAGAGGCATTTAAACGCAGATTATTACTGGGCTTGATAGAGGGTGCGGCATATACACCACAGTTTGAGTTGCGCGAGCAATATATTATAAAAAACCTGCGTAAAAAGTTTTCGATAGTGACATTTGACTTCGATCGTTTTTTGAAAAAAGCTCAGGAAACGCCGGTAACTGATGAGCAGTTGCAGGAATTCTTCCAAATTCAAACAACTAAAATGAAGAAGTATGCGATAGCAGAAAAACGAACTGGTACTGCGTGGAAGTTTGATGCGCGCTCATACGGCATTACGGTATCGCAAACAGAAGTTGCGGATTATTATAATGAGAATAAAACGAAAAAGTTTGTTGAAACGCCAGCCCGTATGCAGGTGCGTACCATGGTATTTTCGGCAAAAGACGATGCGCAACAAGCAGCTGCTTTAGAAAAAGCAAAAGCGGTGCATGCAGAGTTGGTAAAACAACCAGAGTTGTTCGCAAATAAGGCAAAAGAGCATTCACAAGATGAAAAAACTGCATCAAAAGGTGGATTGTTGCCTACATTTGCCCGAGGGGAACAAGATGCAACATTGGAGCGTACGGCGTTTTTACTCAAAAAAGATGGGGACATCTCTGAAGTTATTACTACTAAGAATGGTTTAGAAATTATACAGCGGGTAAGCAGAGAGCCCGTTGTGTATAAAACATTAGCAGCGGTTACTCCTGAGATTGAGGCGGAGCTTATTAAACAAAAGTTTGCTCAAACATTTGTTAAAGATGTTGAGCGTATTTTGAAAAAAGAGAATGCTGTCGATGGCATAGCAACATTAATAAAAGAGAAGAAGGGCCAACAAGAGCGTTATGCAGATTTAGAAAAAGGTGCATCGCGTGTTGCTAATGAGTTATTTGAGCTACAGAATGATCAGTATGGTGTCTATATCGACAAAAACGTTGGAATGCTCGTGCAATTAACGGGTATCAAACCAAAGCATATTGCAACGTTAGAATCGATCAAAGAAGAAGTTACCAAAGATTGGTATGCGCAAAAGGCAAGCCAAGCGATATCAAAAGCAGTGGCTGATATGCGCGATGCAGTAAGCAAAAAATCGCTCAAAGAACTTTCAAATAGCGCATTTGGCACAGCGTATATGGTTACAGATTTCTTAAAGTCTGATGACAAGAACGCGTTAGAGTCATTCAAGGCTGATGGGTTATCGCTTGAGAAGTTGTTTCAAATTGAAAAGGCTGGTATGGTGCAGGTGCAAACTGGTAAAAAAAATAGCTATTTCACCCGGTTGGATGAGCTGAGCCCTATTGATGAGCAAGATTGGTTGGCTCAAGCAGATAAGCTTGAAAAAGACCTTGAGAAAGAGCGAAACAGCTATCAACCTGGCTACAGACGCAACGGTTTTGTTGCTTCTTTACATAGAAATGCTACAATAAATTCAAACGAATCATTGGTTAATCGATCATAA